One Paenibacillus crassostreae DNA segment encodes these proteins:
- a CDS encoding Crp/Fnr family transcriptional regulator produces MLKDLNVLQKTTIFKGLSSDEIQIALSCLDVQYKVMKKMSMNEEHFGEFIGTLYLNKDDYNGDRQILTILKPGNMFGEQSLHTSRAGDAYNYNIYAAEDSEVLFLYTKCIMSNDQPIFALRGKMIENLFTLMINNKHNLHHKLNIVSHRTLRQRVLHYLEMQSGMTGTDSFFIPFSRTELVDYLNVDRSALSRELATMKKNGLIEFTRNHFTLLK; encoded by the coding sequence ATGTTAAAAGACCTGAATGTGCTACAAAAAACAACTATTTTTAAAGGATTATCTTCCGATGAGATCCAGATTGCCCTGTCATGCCTGGATGTACAGTACAAGGTGATGAAAAAAATGAGTATGAATGAAGAACATTTCGGAGAATTTATCGGGACACTTTATTTGAATAAGGATGACTATAATGGGGATCGTCAAATTCTAACTATTTTGAAGCCGGGGAATATGTTCGGTGAACAATCGTTACATACGTCTCGAGCTGGTGATGCCTATAACTACAACATTTATGCAGCTGAGGATAGTGAGGTTTTGTTTCTGTATACGAAGTGTATTATGAGTAACGATCAGCCGATCTTTGCCCTTAGGGGAAAAATGATTGAGAATCTGTTCACTCTGATGATCAATAACAAGCACAACCTTCATCATAAGCTTAACATTGTCTCTCACCGCACCTTGCGTCAGCGTGTTCTTCACTATTTAGAGATGCAATCGGGTATGACGGGAACAGACTCCTTCTTCATCCCCTTCTCACGAACTGAACTCGTCGACTATCTGAATGTAGACCGAAGTGCCTTGTCCAGAGAATTAGCCACAATGAAAAAGAATGGATTAATAGAGTTCACGAGAAACCACTTTACCCTGCTCAAGTAA
- a CDS encoding tyrosine-type recombinase/integrase, with the protein MQDWIQSMTISMELRGFAKSTQRMYLAHMKRFYLFCGKPPASVGYDEVRAFLHHAIKTKKLSSAYVNSAYGAIKFFYQSVLFREWNMLHIPRVKKKFFLPTILTFQEVCQILDATRNLKHKTIYSAGLRVSEVAHLQLTDIHSSDMRLLVRQTKGGKDRYSILSNHNLLLLRQYWKAYRSSPWLFPGVPDTKPISVRSIQSIFKDSLHASGISKDVSVHTLRHCFATHLLNRGSSILQIKEFLGHADIQTTTMYLHLTHAQVASRPFSLSKLVELQHWVGMSTNVILAKI; encoded by the coding sequence ATGCAAGATTGGATTCAATCCATGACAATTTCAATGGAGTTACGTGGATTTGCCAAAAGCACTCAAAGAATGTATTTAGCTCATATGAAACGTTTCTATTTATTTTGTGGTAAGCCTCCTGCATCCGTTGGGTACGATGAAGTTCGAGCTTTTCTTCATCATGCCATTAAAACGAAGAAACTCAGTTCTGCCTACGTGAATTCTGCTTATGGCGCCATCAAGTTTTTTTACCAATCTGTGCTTTTTCGCGAATGGAATATGCTGCATATTCCGAGAGTGAAGAAGAAATTTTTTCTCCCCACCATACTGACGTTCCAAGAAGTTTGCCAGATCCTCGATGCTACCCGCAATCTCAAGCACAAAACCATTTACTCGGCAGGTCTTCGCGTGAGCGAAGTGGCTCATCTGCAATTGACAGACATTCATAGTTCAGACATGCGCCTTTTGGTTCGTCAAACCAAAGGGGGTAAGGATCGTTACTCCATTTTATCCAACCATAATCTTCTGCTACTTCGTCAATATTGGAAGGCTTATCGCTCTTCCCCTTGGCTTTTCCCAGGTGTCCCGGATACGAAGCCCATTTCAGTGCGGAGTATTCAGTCTATTTTTAAGGATTCATTGCATGCTTCTGGGATCTCCAAGGATGTATCCGTGCACACCTTGCGTCACTGTTTTGCAACCCACCTATTAAATCGCGGTTCTAGTATTCTGCAAATCAAAGAATTTCTTGGTCATGCAGATATTCAAACAACTACCATGTATCTTCATCTTACTCACGCCCAGGTGGCATCAAGGCCATTCAGTCTATCCAAACTTGTAGAACTGCAGCATTGGGTGGGCATGTCGACCAATGTCATTCTTGCGAAGATTTGA
- a CDS encoding helix-turn-helix transcriptional regulator has protein sequence MKTRIAELRKQHKLSQEELGLIVGVTRQTITSLETGKYAASLVLAYKIAKHFGLAIEDVFDFSELEEL, from the coding sequence TTGAAGACAAGAATTGCGGAACTGCGTAAGCAGCACAAGCTGTCCCAGGAAGAGCTGGGGCTGATCGTAGGCGTTACCCGGCAAACTATCACCTCCCTTGAAACGGGAAAATATGCGGCTTCCCTTGTTCTTGCCTACAAGATTGCTAAGCATTTTGGACTCGCCATTGAAGATGTTTTTGATTTCAGCGAATTGGAGGAATTGTAA
- a CDS encoding VOC family protein, whose translation MKVQDLGTVFIRVSNLDRALPFYSDVLGLQLRNIEQWDDGRGANYIFPNQSTLLTLIEVGESCEPLKHPIFNLYCNSILEAYEELNNKGIVLGPINKWASDWNDHIDFDIYDPDGNAINLIEWTHRK comes from the coding sequence ATGAAAGTACAAGATCTAGGAACAGTTTTTATTCGAGTTAGTAATTTGGATAGAGCGCTACCGTTTTATTCTGATGTGCTTGGTTTACAATTGCGTAATATTGAACAATGGGATGATGGTAGAGGAGCTAATTATATTTTTCCAAACCAATCAACACTACTAACTTTAATTGAAGTTGGAGAATCATGTGAACCTTTAAAACATCCAATCTTTAATTTGTATTGTAACAGCATTTTAGAAGCATATGAAGAACTTAATAATAAAGGAATTGTCTTAGGACCAATTAATAAGTGGGCTTCAGATTGGAATGACCATATTGATTTTGATATTTATGATCCAGATGGAAATGCAATTAATTTAATAGAATGGACTCATAGAAAGTAA
- a CDS encoding putative holin-like toxin produces the protein MEVKDAITIMFLFGMFILALLTYINNNNKRK, from the coding sequence ATGGAAGTAAAAGATGCAATAACGATTATGTTCCTATTTGGGATGTTTATCCTTGCTCTTTTAACATACATTAATAATAACAACAAGAGAAAGTAA
- a CDS encoding GNAT family N-acetyltransferase — protein sequence MIEYRRIEEIDTETIRSLMEHYSLQFPRFIINYYPERWSKYLKEQNDSEYWVATIDDEVVGHAGYLYNVELKLYEIVGVVVSSQHQRKGIGKQLLHILCDRVRDRGMNKVAL from the coding sequence TTGATAGAATACCGAAGAATTGAAGAGATAGATACTGAAACGATTCGAAGTTTAATGGAACATTACTCATTACAGTTCCCAAGATTTATTATCAATTATTACCCTGAACGATGGAGCAAGTACTTGAAGGAACAGAACGATTCAGAATACTGGGTAGCCACAATTGACGATGAAGTTGTTGGGCATGCAGGATATTTATACAATGTTGAGTTAAAATTATACGAAATTGTGGGTGTTGTCGTATCTAGCCAACACCAAAGGAAAGGGATTGGAAAACAACTTCTACATATTTTGTGTGATAGAGTTAGAGATCGTGGTATGAACAAGGTAGCTTTGTAA
- a CDS encoding DUF4260 domain-containing protein, whose translation MNKILLHLEGLAVLLFSLYFYSYFQFSWVLFFVLLLAPDVSMMGYLINNKVGAILYNLIHTYTLAILVIICGLLLSSQLVLALGLILSSHIGMDRMVGYGLKYPTNFKDTHLKRV comes from the coding sequence ATGAATAAAATACTTTTGCATTTAGAGGGGCTTGCGGTCTTATTGTTTAGTCTTTATTTTTACTCTTATTTTCAGTTTAGTTGGGTTTTGTTTTTCGTTTTGTTATTGGCTCCAGATGTATCAATGATGGGATATCTAATTAATAATAAGGTGGGGGCTATACTCTATAATTTAATACACACATACACCTTAGCAATATTAGTTATCATCTGCGGATTGTTATTATCAAGCCAACTTGTTTTAGCGTTAGGTTTAATATTGTCTTCTCATATTGGAATGGATAGGATGGTAGGTTATGGATTGAAATATCCTACAAATTTTAAAGATACGCATTTAAAGCGTGTTTGA
- a CDS encoding GNAT family N-acetyltransferase codes for MINVFRADQAEFDVRRGISEIFAEGFTQWLGFFSKDPKRIAAAFAHIFVLDQFYVALYKGQVVGMAACTDGTSLSVKLDKKELRKHLGFYRGTMAGIFLKKEFETPFVHPSPAVGSIEFVGTAAEFRGQGVASQMIRHILEHTPYEVYLIEEVADTNIPAMKLYSKLGFEEYKRRQIPIKRAKKIGINYLVSLRYSMPMTPSFSNLTVI; via the coding sequence ATGATTAACGTGTTTAGAGCTGATCAAGCAGAATTTGATGTGAGGCGAGGAATATCTGAAATATTCGCAGAGGGATTCACACAGTGGCTTGGGTTTTTCTCTAAGGATCCGAAAAGGATTGCTGCAGCGTTCGCCCATATCTTCGTTTTGGACCAATTTTATGTGGCTTTATACAAGGGGCAAGTGGTCGGAATGGCTGCTTGTACGGATGGAACTTCACTTTCGGTTAAACTGGATAAAAAGGAACTTCGCAAACATTTAGGCTTTTATAGAGGCACTATGGCCGGTATTTTCTTGAAAAAAGAATTTGAAACTCCCTTTGTTCATCCTTCACCTGCTGTAGGCTCCATTGAATTTGTAGGGACGGCCGCCGAATTCAGGGGGCAAGGCGTTGCTTCGCAAATGATTCGTCATATTCTTGAGCATACACCATATGAGGTTTATTTGATTGAAGAAGTCGCCGATACCAATATTCCAGCCATGAAACTCTATTCTAAATTAGGTTTTGAAGAATACAAACGCAGGCAAATACCAATTAAACGGGCAAAGAAAATCGGGATCAATTACCTTGTATCATTGAGATATAGTATGCCTATGACTCCTTCCTTTTCTAATCTGACAGTCATTTGA
- a CDS encoding TetR/AcrR family transcriptional regulator gives MPRSKEQFEEMRNATREKIHSAAMQLFVHQGFGSTNVQDIADTAGISIGLLYRHYKTKDQLFNELVDYAVEGLNRNITFFETDQSPKKLMAQFVDEVYTDMINGEELTHLLILINQSLLAGSATASKHYEEILQVNARLLDSTAQLIRKGQQLGEFYSGDAQEMAVLFYASIQGLAQMKVLLKSNFTMPSPAILTAFLLKERK, from the coding sequence TTGCCGCGTAGCAAGGAACAGTTTGAAGAAATGCGCAATGCCACTAGGGAAAAAATTCATTCAGCTGCGATGCAGTTATTTGTTCATCAAGGTTTCGGCTCGACGAATGTTCAAGATATCGCGGATACAGCTGGCATTAGTATTGGACTTCTGTATCGTCATTACAAAACGAAGGATCAGTTATTTAACGAATTGGTTGACTACGCGGTTGAAGGATTGAATCGTAATATTACTTTCTTTGAAACCGATCAATCCCCTAAAAAGTTAATGGCACAGTTTGTCGACGAAGTCTACACGGACATGATCAATGGGGAGGAACTAACCCATCTACTGATCCTTATTAATCAATCGCTATTAGCTGGATCTGCCACAGCCTCAAAACATTATGAAGAAATCCTCCAGGTAAATGCCAGGCTGCTTGATTCTACGGCACAGCTCATTCGCAAGGGCCAGCAGCTTGGGGAATTTTACTCGGGTGATGCGCAGGAAATGGCTGTCCTTTTTTATGCATCGATTCAGGGTTTGGCTCAGATGAAAGTATTACTAAAGAGCAACTTTACCATGCCCTCACCAGCTATCCTCACCGCATTTCTATTGAAGGAAAGGAAGTGA
- a CDS encoding ArsR/SmtB family transcription factor produces the protein MTIEQYSLKDDRDNNTCGSIGESMGMDKSNVSYHLKILYEADLISVTRMGQNKFSQLREDTIVEFLPGFLDRL, from the coding sequence ATGACTATCGAACAATATTCTTTAAAAGATGATCGGGATAACAACACATGTGGGTCCATCGGCGAATCCATGGGGATGGATAAATCTAATGTGTCGTATCATCTCAAGATTTTGTATGAAGCTGATTTAATAAGTGTCACACGAATGGGTCAGAATAAGTTCAGTCAGCTTCGAGAAGATACGATTGTCGAATTTTTACCGGGTTTCTTGGACAGGTTATAA
- a CDS encoding NADP-dependent oxidoreductase: MNQQFKNKQILLTSRPVGLPTEQNFEFKEIPVANTQDGQVVVRTLYLSVDPYMRGRMSDAKSYIPPFQLNEVIAGGIVGEIVESKSDLYKVGDKVIGMLGWQLYNTVDAKTVTKIDESIAPVSAYLSVLGLTGLTAYFGLLDIGQPKEGETVVVSGAAGSVGMFVGQIAKIKGARVVGIAGTDAKCEYLKKELGIDAVINYKTAKNLGQALEEACPNGVDVYFDNVGGSISDAVMNLLNDYARIPLCGAISSYNSTDGDMGPRIQTRLIKTRSLIKGFVLSDYSARQSEGLQELGKWLTEGKLKYEETIVDGFDNVIEAFLQLFQGANLGKMLVKVSDSE, encoded by the coding sequence ATGAACCAACAATTCAAAAACAAACAAATCTTGTTAACTTCACGTCCTGTAGGTTTGCCAACAGAACAAAATTTTGAGTTTAAAGAAATTCCAGTAGCTAATACACAAGATGGACAGGTTGTTGTACGTACTTTGTACTTATCGGTAGATCCTTACATGCGTGGAAGAATGAGTGATGCCAAATCGTATATTCCACCTTTCCAGCTTAATGAAGTGATTGCCGGTGGGATTGTCGGAGAAATTGTGGAATCGAAATCGGATCTATACAAAGTTGGAGACAAAGTTATCGGGATGTTGGGATGGCAGTTATACAATACAGTGGATGCTAAGACAGTAACCAAAATCGATGAGTCGATTGCTCCTGTATCAGCTTACTTAAGTGTTCTTGGATTGACAGGCCTTACAGCTTACTTTGGTTTACTAGATATCGGTCAGCCGAAAGAAGGTGAGACAGTCGTCGTATCTGGTGCAGCGGGTTCTGTGGGTATGTTTGTAGGACAAATTGCCAAAATCAAAGGAGCGCGTGTCGTTGGGATCGCAGGTACGGATGCTAAATGCGAGTATTTGAAGAAAGAACTTGGCATTGATGCAGTTATTAATTATAAAACAGCGAAAAACCTCGGTCAGGCTTTGGAAGAAGCATGCCCGAATGGTGTCGATGTCTATTTTGACAATGTAGGTGGATCAATTTCTGATGCAGTGATGAACTTACTGAATGATTATGCACGTATTCCACTATGTGGTGCTATTTCTTCCTACAACAGTACAGACGGGGACATGGGTCCACGTATTCAAACTCGATTGATCAAGACGCGCTCCCTTATCAAGGGATTTGTTCTAAGCGATTATTCAGCTCGCCAGTCGGAAGGACTTCAGGAGCTTGGCAAATGGCTAACAGAGGGTAAATTAAAGTATGAAGAAACGATTGTGGATGGTTTCGATAACGTCATAGAAGCATTCCTACAATTGTTCCAAGGTGCGAATCTTGGTAAAATGCTCGTTAAAGTGAGCGATTCTGAGTAA
- a CDS encoding RrF2 family transcriptional regulator has product MHMKTGVEQAVYAILLLNMLPDKAVLPGEVISQQLGASATYFQKLLRKLVSADLITSVPGVKGGFKLKKRPEDIRIYDIYVAIEGQQTLYSSSGILNDMLELQEEDQCCLLTELMKEAESAWKSVLKRETVASYSNEIHKERFKTKTESLQVWINEKMVL; this is encoded by the coding sequence ATGCATATGAAAACAGGCGTCGAGCAAGCGGTGTATGCCATTCTTCTACTAAATATGCTACCGGACAAAGCCGTATTACCTGGAGAAGTAATCAGCCAACAATTAGGGGCTTCAGCAACATATTTTCAAAAATTGTTAAGAAAATTAGTTAGCGCAGACTTGATTACATCTGTTCCAGGAGTAAAAGGTGGGTTCAAATTAAAGAAGAGACCTGAAGATATTCGGATCTACGATATTTACGTTGCAATAGAAGGACAGCAGACGTTGTATTCTTCCAGTGGTATATTGAACGATATGCTTGAATTGCAAGAAGAAGATCAATGTTGTTTGTTAACTGAATTAATGAAAGAGGCTGAATCCGCATGGAAATCTGTACTCAAAAGGGAAACGGTCGCTTCTTACTCTAACGAAATTCATAAAGAACGTTTTAAAACAAAAACAGAATCATTACAAGTATGGATTAACGAAAAAATGGTCTTGTAA
- a CDS encoding LLM class flavin-dependent oxidoreductase — MKLSVLDQAPVTIGNTAVAALKKAEELAILTDELGYVRMWMAEHHGAQSFASSAPEVTAAHLAAKTKNIRIGTGGVMMMHYSPLKLAEVFKTLSAFSPGRIDFGVGRAPGGDTNAMYALAEGRQPMLNNMYTKLDTALKLINDEVPKDDLYNKTIAIPTQIQLPEAWLLGSSGNSALKAAEMGVGYSFAQFFNGAMTKEILDTYKNNFQPSAFMEKPEINVTYMVTTAETKEEAEFEALPQDLFRLMMVKGQIRQLLTPEEAQNVQLTEMDRMTIQENRKIHLVGAVKDIATLLQEEQAQYGFDEAMICSIPHSQEKRLEVYRLLARELL, encoded by the coding sequence ATGAAATTAAGCGTATTAGATCAAGCACCCGTTACCATAGGAAATACTGCAGTAGCTGCTCTGAAAAAGGCGGAAGAACTAGCTATTTTGACAGATGAATTAGGCTACGTTCGCATGTGGATGGCGGAACATCATGGAGCTCAATCATTTGCAAGTTCAGCACCAGAGGTAACAGCAGCGCACTTAGCTGCCAAAACCAAAAATATACGGATCGGTACAGGTGGAGTAATGATGATGCATTATTCCCCATTGAAACTTGCCGAAGTATTTAAAACACTCAGTGCATTCTCCCCTGGGCGGATCGATTTTGGTGTGGGTCGGGCTCCAGGAGGGGATACCAACGCGATGTATGCTTTAGCTGAAGGGCGCCAACCTATGCTGAACAACATGTATACGAAATTGGATACGGCTTTAAAATTGATCAACGATGAAGTACCCAAAGATGACTTGTATAACAAAACGATTGCGATTCCTACCCAAATACAACTACCAGAAGCTTGGCTGTTAGGTTCGAGTGGTAATAGTGCGTTGAAAGCAGCAGAGATGGGAGTGGGGTATTCGTTTGCCCAATTTTTCAATGGTGCGATGACTAAAGAGATTTTAGATACCTATAAAAATAACTTTCAGCCCTCTGCCTTTATGGAAAAACCTGAGATTAACGTGACTTATATGGTGACAACAGCGGAAACCAAAGAAGAAGCTGAGTTCGAAGCCCTACCACAGGACCTGTTTCGCTTAATGATGGTCAAGGGTCAAATCAGACAATTGTTAACACCTGAAGAAGCCCAAAATGTTCAGCTGACAGAAATGGATCGCATGACCATTCAAGAAAATCGTAAAATACATCTTGTGGGAGCTGTTAAAGATATAGCAACATTGTTGCAAGAAGAGCAAGCGCAATATGGATTCGATGAAGCCATGATATGTAGCATTCCACATTCACAAGAGAAACGCTTAGAAGTTTACCGCTTATTGGCGCGTGAACTATTGTAA
- a CDS encoding DUF896 domain-containing protein: MITSIQRINELARKQKTEGLTFAEKVEQQSLREDYLREIRGQVLNTFSGLTVLDPLGNDVTPDKIRIEKKKGSDTSKLS, translated from the coding sequence ATGATTACAAGCATACAGCGTATAAATGAATTAGCGAGAAAGCAAAAGACAGAAGGATTGACATTCGCGGAAAAAGTTGAGCAACAATCATTGCGTGAAGATTACCTACGTGAAATTCGAGGACAAGTTCTCAATACCTTCTCAGGATTGACTGTTCTTGATCCGCTTGGAAATGATGTTACACCTGATAAAATTCGTATAGAGAAGAAAAAGGGATCGGACACCAGCAAGCTTAGTTAA
- a CDS encoding retropepsin-like aspartic protease: MKIHLVNGLPIVSLPLSYKNKSTLLKSVLLDTGCSTTIFDTDLVEPIGLDIDFINGKSVRMYGVGGSSELCYQQIVSDLSIDRILLKEFTIQLGLTKEPYGFDAILGVDFLYKYGLKIDFGKLVIS; this comes from the coding sequence ATGAAAATCCATCTTGTTAATGGTCTTCCTATTGTTTCTCTCCCTCTATCTTACAAGAATAAATCAACTCTTCTCAAGAGTGTCCTACTGGATACCGGATGCTCCACAACTATTTTTGATACTGATCTTGTTGAACCTATTGGCCTAGATATAGACTTTATCAACGGAAAATCGGTTCGTATGTATGGAGTAGGTGGCTCAAGTGAATTATGTTATCAACAGATTGTCTCAGACCTCTCTATTGATAGAATCCTGCTTAAAGAATTTACTATCCAACTAGGACTTACCAAAGAACCATATGGTTTCGATGCAATATTGGGCGTCGACTTTCTTTACAAGTATGGTTTAAAAATCGATTTTGGGAAATTAGTTATTTCATAA
- a CDS encoding GNAT family N-acetyltransferase — MTSISLTSPSIELREEYMDFYRDWKDSGEEMVPWVIEKDPIEYEEMLDFLSKNEDKQFIPEGWVPSSTYWLVVDDRKVVGAVNIRHGLTEKLFNSGGHIGYGIRPSERKKGYATRLLALSLERSKEIGISNALVVCDDYNIASRKTILNNGGVQDSNFIEEDGNVINRFWIKLE, encoded by the coding sequence ATGACTAGTATTTCGTTAACCAGTCCTTCAATCGAATTACGGGAAGAATATATGGACTTCTACAGAGACTGGAAAGACTCTGGTGAAGAAATGGTTCCCTGGGTTATTGAAAAGGATCCGATTGAATATGAAGAAATGCTCGATTTTCTTTCAAAGAATGAGGATAAGCAGTTTATTCCGGAGGGGTGGGTGCCAAGTAGTACCTATTGGTTGGTGGTAGATGATCGTAAAGTAGTGGGTGCGGTTAATATACGACATGGGTTGACTGAAAAATTGTTTAATAGTGGCGGACATATTGGTTATGGCATACGTCCATCAGAAAGGAAAAAGGGTTACGCAACTAGGCTGTTAGCATTATCCCTGGAAAGAAGTAAAGAAATTGGAATCAGTAATGCTCTTGTGGTATGCGATGATTACAATATTGCATCTAGGAAAACCATTTTAAACAATGGTGGAGTGCAAGATAGTAATTTTATTGAGGAAGATGGAAACGTCATAAACAGATTTTGGATAAAGCTTGAATAG
- a CDS encoding NUDIX domain-containing protein: protein MDEPPGIPGGLMELGETTEECLRREVKEEINLDINSLQLFGVFSGNELFTRLRNGHEVLEGQYFNLNEVPESTNPYIKEKLNQMGPKIIQLLRASQ, encoded by the coding sequence GTGGACGAGCCGCCTGGGATTCCAGGAGGACTCATGGAATTAGGTGAAACGACAGAAGAATGTCTTAGGAGAGAAGTAAAAGAAGAAATTAATTTGGACATAAATTCACTCCAATTGTTTGGAGTATTTTCTGGGAATGAACTTTTTACTAGACTTAGAAATGGACATGAAGTTCTTGAAGGGCAATATTTTAATCTTAACGAAGTGCCAGAGAGTACTAATCCATATATTAAAGAGAAATTAAATCAAATGGGACCAAAGATAATACAACTTCTGAGAGCTAGTCAATGA
- a CDS encoding TetR/AcrR family transcriptional regulator — protein MTSQKIMSVALRHFARNGYEGASLADIATEVGIKKPSIYNHFKGKDDLFMAVYQDVAKRELHFVEAYLKPDRHVQLEQQLFGFLSGYKERYEKEEDTKFFLRMSFFPPVHLQQQSLKMSLFYIDQMADQAKVLFQSAKQEGLIHADVTIEQATGAYMAVLDSLVVEMLYGDHDHLMKRLEVTWHVFWRGVRNI, from the coding sequence ATGACATCACAAAAAATTATGAGTGTCGCGCTTCGCCATTTTGCGCGAAATGGATATGAGGGGGCCTCGCTTGCAGATATCGCTACAGAAGTAGGGATCAAGAAACCGTCTATTTATAATCACTTCAAGGGCAAAGACGACCTATTCATGGCGGTATATCAGGATGTGGCGAAAAGAGAGCTTCATTTTGTTGAAGCGTACCTGAAGCCTGACCGTCATGTGCAACTGGAACAACAGCTTTTTGGCTTCTTATCTGGATATAAAGAGCGGTATGAGAAAGAGGAGGATACTAAGTTTTTTTTGCGGATGTCTTTTTTTCCTCCCGTCCATTTGCAGCAACAATCGTTGAAGATGAGCTTGTTCTATATCGATCAAATGGCTGATCAAGCCAAAGTGCTGTTTCAATCCGCGAAGCAAGAAGGCTTGATCCATGCAGACGTTACTATTGAACAAGCGACGGGCGCTTATATGGCGGTTTTGGACAGTTTAGTTGTTGAAATGCTTTATGGTGATCACGACCACCTAATGAAACGACTTGAGGTTACATGGCATGTTTTTTGGCGGGGAGTAAGAAACATCTAG
- a CDS encoding DMT family transporter, whose amino-acid sequence MNRSWISIIIGALFEVMWVIGFKHADDLITWVGTVAAVIISFGLIIIASTKLPVGTVYAVFTGLGTAGTILSEMILFDEPVKLIKLLLIALLLAGVLGLKLVGGPPKSKEVSA is encoded by the coding sequence ATGAATCGTAGTTGGATTTCAATAATTATCGGTGCGCTATTTGAGGTTATGTGGGTCATTGGCTTTAAGCATGCAGATGATTTGATTACTTGGGTGGGGACTGTTGCCGCCGTCATCATATCGTTTGGCTTAATCATTATTGCATCTACTAAATTACCTGTGGGTACGGTTTATGCGGTATTTACAGGCCTTGGGACTGCTGGAACCATACTTTCTGAGATGATTTTATTCGATGAACCAGTTAAATTAATCAAACTATTACTCATTGCATTACTTTTGGCGGGCGTACTAGGATTGAAATTAGTCGGTGGCCCACCAAAATCTAAGGAGGTATCGGCTTAA
- a CDS encoding DMT family transporter gives MAWLSLIFAGLFEVVGVLGMNRIKRDNNAKAYLLFVVGIIFSFICLSYSMRSLPMGTAYAIWTGIGTVGGAIVGMFLFGESKEWRRILFIAMILAAAVGLKLIS, from the coding sequence ATGGCTTGGTTATCATTAATTTTCGCTGGCCTATTTGAAGTAGTAGGTGTGCTCGGAATGAACCGAATCAAACGTGACAATAACGCAAAGGCTTATCTGCTCTTTGTCGTGGGGATCATTTTTAGTTTCATTTGTTTGAGTTACTCAATGAGAAGTCTTCCGATGGGTACGGCTTATGCAATATGGACAGGTATTGGTACTGTCGGTGGTGCTATAGTTGGCATGTTTCTCTTTGGTGAATCCAAAGAATGGCGCCGTATTCTCTTCATTGCCATGATACTAGCTGCTGCTGTCGGACTTAAACTCATCTCATAA